Part of the Tetragenococcus koreensis genome, TTGTGTTAGAAGTGAAAAACTTGTCGAAATCTTTTGGCAATTATAAAGCAGTAGATGATTTAACCTTCACCATTGATAAGGGTCAAATTATGGGGTTAATTGGTCAAAATGGTGCGGGGAAAACCACAACCTTTCGTTTGATCCTTAATTTTTTACAAGCGGATCAAGGCGAAATTTTGTGGAATGGACGTCATTTAAGTGACAAAGAATACAATATTATTGGTTATTTACCAGAAGAACGCGGATTATATCCGCGAATCACTGTTCAAGAGCAGCTGATCTATTTCGCACGATTAAGAGGAAAAACGAAAAAAGAAATTTTACCAAAGATTGATGAATGGATGGAAAAATTTCAAGTTAAAGGTAAAAAATCAGATAAAGTCAAGACATTGTCAAAAGGGAATCAACAAAAGATTCAATTGATCGCTACATTGATTCATGAGCCGGATCTCATTATATTGGATGAGCCGTTTAGTGGATTAGATCCGGTTAATGCTGAGCTATTAAAAGATGGAATTATGGACCTCAAGGAAAAAGGATCTTGTGTGATATTTTCTAGTCATAATATGGATAACGTGGAAAAAATTTGTGACCATTTGATTATGCTAAATAACGGAAGGGCTGTTTTAAAAGGAGATGTTCATGAAATCCGGGAATCCTTTGGACGAACCAAAGTCTTTTTAGAATCAGACCTAACAAAAGATGAAGTTGCTCAAATGCCTGGAGTTACTAGTGTAATAGAACAGGATCAACGTTATTTAGAGATTACAGTGGATGATCCTGCAGTTGGAAAAACGATCTTTAACCAAGCAACGACAGAAGGCTATATCCCTATGTTTAATCAACAACCACCTACGCTAGAAGAAATATTTAAAATGAAAGCAGGTGATCGACATGAATAAATTTTGGATTATTGCTGGAGATGTTTATAAGAAAAATGTACGTTCCGTTTCGTTTTTGATTATGTTGTTGGTTCCTTTTATATTAGGGGGAATCGTATACGCGGCTGGGTATTTTGGTAGCCAAAGCGAGGAAGTAGATACGATTGGTATCACGTCTTCTTCAACGGAATTGGCAGAAGGAATGAGTGATTCAGCTCCTGCAGGCTACAATTTTAAAGTTGTTGATTCACAAGATGCAGGGGAAAATGAATTATCTGCTGAAGAAATCGATGCACTTTTCGTTGTCGATACCGC contains:
- a CDS encoding ABC transporter ATP-binding protein, producing MLEVKNLSKSFGNYKAVDDLTFTIDKGQIMGLIGQNGAGKTTTFRLILNFLQADQGEILWNGRHLSDKEYNIIGYLPEERGLYPRITVQEQLIYFARLRGKTKKEILPKIDEWMEKFQVKGKKSDKVKTLSKGNQQKIQLIATLIHEPDLIILDEPFSGLDPVNAELLKDGIMDLKEKGSCVIFSSHNMDNVEKICDHLIMLNNGRAVLKGDVHEIRESFGRTKVFLESDLTKDEVAQMPGVTSVIEQDQRYLEITVDDPAVGKTIFNQATTEGYIPMFNQQPPTLEEIFKMKAGDRHE